The Methanobrevibacter ruminantium genomic sequence TCTTCTTGACTCTCTTCTGTGGAACCATGATATTTGCCATGGCCTTTTCCTTTTTGGCTTCCATATCCGCAAGCTGTCTTTTGGTGTTTTCAATAGCGATTAATGCACCCTTGATCTTTCGCTTAGCTTTCTTTGCCTTTTCATAGTAGACTTCAGCATTATCAGGTATGGATTTCTTGGAGTCAAGGGCTATGCTTACATTATCTATTCTTAATGTGATGTTTCCTAAAGGATCCATGGATTCGAATATCTGCGCATCAGCCATTCCAGACTTTTTAGCATCCTTCAATGTCTTTCCTATTTCTTTCCATCCATAGTCCTTTTCCCTTGCACCTTTGATTACATTTAATATGTTTTCAACTTGAACGTAATTTGTAAAGAGAAGTTCTCCTTTCATTTGGGAATCTTCAATTGTTTTTTCAAAGTTATGCAATGTCTCTTCCTGCTTTTCAAGCCTTTTTGAAAATTTGGAAACCTTTTTGTTCCATGCCGCTTCCTGAATTCCTGTAATTTCATTTTTCACTTTGGAAGAATAGAATTCATCACAGGCTTCATTGAAGCTTTCAAAGCTTTCCTCTTCAAATCCTTCATATTGGCTTAATTTGATTGAAATGACATCTTCCTTGGATTTGTATTTCTTGTCAGGATTCTCCAATTCCAGTTTCTCTATTTCCTTTCGGTTGTTTACAATCATTGGAGTGAACTGCCTTTTCTCCAAAGGTTCAAAAACTGATTTCAATGCGTTGAAGATGATATTCATCTCCTCAGCACTTAAGGATGAACATGATGCTTTCTTGCTTATTACAGTATTTGCCATGATCTCTTCAGCATATAGGCTACCAAGACCATTTGTTGCAAGAACCCTTACAATCTCTTCATCTTCCCCACCACTTACAATTTCCTTGAATTCATCGATAGTCAATGTGGTTGGATTTATTCCATTTTCGATAGGGAATACATATTCCTTTTTGGAGCTTATGTCCCTATCGCTCCAATGCTTTCTCTTAAGAGGCAAAATGATTTCATTGGATTCATTTAAGAGTATGATGTTTCCTTGAGAGAATAGCTCAACAATAAGAGTGTAGGTCTCTTCCTTTTTCATCTTGATTTCAACAACCCTATCAAAATTATGCTGCTCTACGCTAACTACATTTGCTCCCTTCACTATTTTTCTAAGAAGCATTGGAAAACTTGGGGGGTTTTGAGGGTTTGTTAAAGGATATTGGCTTAAATGTATTCTTTTTCCAGCTTGTATTACAAGATCCAATCTTCCTGTCCCTGCCTTATGGAATCTCATGACCACAGTATCCTTAGTAGGCTGGAATGACTTATCCACTCTTGCCCCAACCAACAAATCATTTAATTCCTGACATATTGTGTAAATGTCAACATTTGTCATTGATTTCATATTTTATCACTTGAATAATTATTAATGATTGAATTATTTTTAAAATTTGTTTTTAAACACATTAAAAAGATTTTTTTTTTATTAGATTTTTAATGATTATCTATAATGTTTATGCAATATTTTATATATTATATCAACTTATATAATTATAGTTATAGTTTTTATATGATTTAATTATATTTAAAACTTTAAAAAACTTTTATTTAATTAAAATAAAAAATCAAATAAAAAAATCAAAATTTATTTATATTTATTTTTATTATTGGAGGAAAAATTAATGGATGTCACTGTTAAAACTGTATCAATTCATCTTGTTGCGGCAATAGTTGCAGCTCTCATATCCACTGCATTTACAACTGGAATGTTAGGATTCAAAAATCATGTATTTGCATTTATAGTAGGTTTAGTAATTCTTTATTTCATAGGCCAATTCTGTGAAAAGATGTTTGGTGAAGAAGTTAAAGGATTTTCAACTTGGTTATGGGACGGAATCCTTCCATTCGGATTCTGTTGGTTCATTTTATGGACTATCTTAACTAATTATTTATAAATAATTAGTTTCTTTTTTTATTTTTTTTACTATTCTTTTATTTTGCTATTTTACTATTTTTTACTATTTTTTAGAATTTTCTTTACTATTTCTCACTATTCTTAAATTTTTTATTTATTCAAATTCAATTTTTAAAA encodes the following:
- the rqcH gene encoding ribosome rescue protein RqcH codes for the protein MKSMTNVDIYTICQELNDLLVGARVDKSFQPTKDTVVMRFHKAGTGRLDLVIQAGKRIHLSQYPLTNPQNPPSFPMLLRKIVKGANVVSVEQHNFDRVVEIKMKKEETYTLIVELFSQGNIILLNESNEIILPLKRKHWSDRDISSKKEYVFPIENGINPTTLTIDEFKEIVSGGEDEEIVRVLATNGLGSLYAEEIMANTVISKKASCSSLSAEEMNIIFNALKSVFEPLEKRQFTPMIVNNRKEIEKLELENPDKKYKSKEDVISIKLSQYEGFEEESFESFNEACDEFYSSKVKNEITGIQEAAWNKKVSKFSKRLEKQEETLHNFEKTIEDSQMKGELLFTNYVQVENILNVIKGAREKDYGWKEIGKTLKDAKKSGMADAQIFESMDPLGNITLRIDNVSIALDSKKSIPDNAEVYYEKAKKAKRKIKGALIAIENTKRQLADMEAKKEKAMANIMVPQKRVKKNLKWYEKLRWFVSSDGILVVCGRDAGTNEAVVKKYLEQNDIYLHADIHGAPSVVAKVQSDSLNDNLLKELGEFSASFSSAWSKNFTSQDVYWVEPDQVSKTPVSGEFVPKGAFIIRGHRNYIRGAKLEISIGIVEYDGEKRIMAGPTDAMKHHTNKFVTIKPGFTKKEKIAKEILSRINEDNLLSLDDVVRVLPSGKCDFV
- a CDS encoding EMC6-like membrane protein; translation: MDVTVKTVSIHLVAAIVAALISTAFTTGMLGFKNHVFAFIVGLVILYFIGQFCEKMFGEEVKGFSTWLWDGILPFGFCWFILWTILTNYL